A region of the Siniperca chuatsi isolate FFG_IHB_CAS linkage group LG23, ASM2008510v1, whole genome shotgun sequence genome:
CTAGGATTTCCAAAGCAACAACAGAGAGCCATCTGGTCCCTCATCATGGCAAATGCCATAAGCAGTCGCTGCTTTCATATATGGAATTCATGTTTAAAGGCTTGCAGCAATGCCTCGTCATGTCACAGAACAGCTTAGCATTAAGCCTGCAGAATACTGCAtgatttttgtgcattttattattacagaatATTACTGGTGCTGTATTATAACCATTAAGACTGCTTATTGCATCTGCCACACTGCTGTAAAatcagcctgagggtcagagaGAGGCATCACCAGGAAAGGTGACCAACTTTCAACCTTTCAATTATCTTTATAATTTctgcacagtaaaaaaaaaaaaaatacaaaagcaaacaaaacctACTGTTCTTCCTTAGATGAAAGTCATCCTCTCCTGCTTACAGAATAGTAAACACCAACTGTGCTATTAATTAGCAAGGTAATTAATATATGCCAAAGCTGGAACAGAGTGACTGTGCTGCAGgtctgtgtttacagtgtgaCCTCGCTTCTCACATACAGTTTCCACTGATGGCTGATTACTGATCACCTGTTGGCTTTGGCAGCGCTCCATCAGGTTTCCATGGTTTCCATGCTGTGTCTTTTACAGCCCTGGTTTGTGTTTACAATAATTAAGATTACGGGCATTTTATAAACTGTTAGAAACAGTTCCCAGAAGGTGTGTTACTATGCTGGATAATAATATATTACCCAACTTGTATCCATCCAAACAATGACTGGTCAAACACTCCGGGCTGATGATTCCCATAAAGCAGCCATATTTGGTTAATTGTGATCTTTCATGTTTCCTCAGctcttttcagttttcatgaTGCCTGAGTGTTATAAGGAAACAATCCAGATTGTACACATTAATTATTGACCATAGTACAAAAGCACCAGGGATGTTCTTTACCTCGATTGTGGGTATTTCAGTAATGCTGCAGTTCATAGCTTATTGCAACATTATTTTATACCCATATCATCTTAAGGAACGCCCTCACAGGAAACATTCGTAGAAGCAGCATGAGCTCAGTGTATATGCAGATTATTACATAAAATGGCACACTTCCTCACTGACATTGTGTCATTGATCTTGCAGCAGACTGATCTTGCAGTTTTAGTTCTACAAACGTCTTGCTGAAGTAGAAACAATCTGGTTGTGTCAAACCACAGTGTGCAAAGCCAATGAACCACAGGTTTCCCAGATTCATACTGAAGGTCAGTGAAAATGTCAAGAGATAAAAGAGAACACTGATATTATTAAGTCTAGTACTCTGAtactaaatgaaaaaatacagtcTTTCATTGGGTAATCAGATAACTGTATGATCAATTTAATGGAATATACCGCCATATATATGGATTTATTATCACACAAAAGATGCATTTGTCAAGGATGGTGATCCAGTTCCTCAAACCACCTCCAGTGTTGAGGTTTGCCCACATTTCTGTCAAAGTTAAATGCATCAACCTACTGTACTTAAATTATGTCAGCTCCTGTTTAGTGCAGCACAGAAATACTGGTATAATTACAGTATGAGGGACTGTATACTGTATGGTTGGTACTTAAAATAAGCTGAGGTTGAATTAGCTGCAGATATAGAATAAACAATGGAACAAGAGGTAAAGTGGAGGGTTCATAAGCCTGAAAGACTCATAAATCAGGAGCAGACATCCAGTTTATACCTGACTGCTGCACATGTATTCTTAAACTTAATCTGCATACTATCTGGGATATATTTTTTCTAGGTTAACTGACCTTCTAATGCCAAGTAGCAGCACTAGTAGCTCTTTTGGTTAGCTAAAGAGCTACAAGCTAGCTCTGATTTTAACCTAGCTATCTAGCtctgatttaaatcaaagtTAGCTAGATTTTAACCTAGGTTTTAACCTAGATTAAAATCTGTTGTATTTGAATGTAGCTTATATATTGGTGTTTTCCTTCATAGTCATGCAAGTTAAACTGTGGTTCTTTGGCATAACCCACTCTAGTTTAACTcaaccaatgagattatttctgtGTCAAAGAAACATTAGTACAACTAAAACATAAATGTACCATTTTTGAGTAACACAAGAAAGGAAACCTACTTAACTATTTTTTGCCTGTAATGGTTCACACTGGAGTGCTACATGTAGCCTTTTGTGCAAATCGTCCATTAACACTGGAtgcaaaatgttgaatttacaGTCCAAATGAATCAAAACTGTCTGTCTCAGTCAAAGCGTGTTAGAGCTCTGAATGTTAAAGTGTAATGTGCTTATGTGGATGTTGTATATGTGGTGGATTTGAATAGCAAACTGCAAATCGAATGTATAcgtatattgtatgtatgtatgtatgttacaAGTTAAAAGTGTCTTTTGAATACATGGTGGCACGTGATTCAACAGTAGCCATGCGTTTCAAATCACTAATCACTAATGTGAATGTCAACATTCAGTTTTCAAATgattcagattattttctcactcATCATCAACGGGTAACATGATTTGGCAAGTCATGGCTTCAACagaataaacataatttctgtttGTCAGTATGTTCCTTGTCTTATATATTCTTTGCAGCATTCagtcattatatatatataaatatatatatatttatatatatatatatatatatatatatatacaccttggacaaaagtatgtggacaaccctatccacatacttttggtatgcaaatgttttttagcCCAGACTCCCTTGTTTCAATTCGTACAGTATAGCATAGTATAGATTGGAATAGAATAGCATACTATAGTACAGAATAGTATAGTATAACATAGAATGGTGTAGTATAGTATAacatagtatagtatagtaacaCTGTAATGATGCCAAAGGAcagtaaaaaacacaacatgattATAATTAAGATCAATATAAATAGATTATTAAACACTCTAGAAATGCaccaaactaaactaaaacttttTCAATATACTCACTGTAACTAATAATAAAAGTTACTTTGAGAAAATATTCTCAAACTGATATAAGGCTTCTATTAGTAGAAAAGGTAGATGTTTTTTGTGACCTTGATGAGCATTAATGTAAAGTAATTGTTTGCCTACTCAGCAGGAACATTATAGAAACGTTATAGGAATATTAGAGGAGTATTATTGGGGTATCACCTTAGGGTGGGCAGATGTTTTGTggctccccccccccccacacacacacattgtagaCACACCCATAGACTGCCCTAGGCGACCAGGAGCCATGACTAacaatgcgtgtgtgtgtgtgtgtgtgtgttgggggtgtAACTGGCGACCCTGCAAAGCGCTCAAGTGGTCTGCTGGTTCATCTGGAGGAATTTGCGCTCCACCAAACTCTTCTCTGCGGGACGGACTGCGCGTTTTAAAGTACAAACTCAGTTTACTCACATGCGAGGACGGAGCGTACAGGACCCGAGAATCGAGCGGACCCACATCCTGACCTCAGCCTTGTCTAGTCGGTAGGGTATGGCTGTGCGGTCCAGGACAGGATTCTACCGGCAGGAGGTAAACAGAACCGTGTGGGAGGTTCCGGAGAGGTACCGGGACCTGAAGCAGGTCGGAACAGGAGCCTATGGGACTGTGTGGTAAGTATAGGAGGAAAACATCAACTTCTCAGCTCAGAGAAGTATTGATTGAATTTGTTATCAGCTGATTGGGAGTCAGGGTTTATGCCATGTCGGACTCTATAATCACACATTCAAGTTGTCCTATTCAATGTATTTACCAAATGCATTCTCATCTAAAACCACCTCTTCCTGTCCTTATAGATACATAGTTCAAAGCACAGTATGGAAGTAACAAATTAGTTCTACTCTGTTTCTTGCCATCTTCTATAAACAACTACTCAACTACAacctgtattttgtattttcagtattttagttTGCATCCAGTACAGAGGAAATACAGAAGTGGCTCTGTTAAGCAATATACAGATGCAAAAGAAGGAGTAACTAATACTCTGTCTaaccagttttattttatttcactcaaGTAGATTTTTACCTCACTTCCTTTACGTGAGTATACTATAATATTCCTGCAGCAGCACTACTGCTTGTGTGAGGTATTTTGGTCTCCACAGATGGCTCTGCTTTGTGTTGTGTGGATGAGGGACCACAAAGAAAACCAGCCCCCAATCTCATTGTTGGAAGAAGTCAGACCCCGAGTGAAGTGCATAGAATGCACCACGACTTTGTCTTTAATCACAACagctttttttcacagcagacactgTGACTTGTTATAGCAAGAAAGGCTCTggtgtaattaataactttatataataattaataattaatgagGCACTGTTCCATTTagatgttattaattacacttGTGGATTTCCTTATAGATGTGTTcaaatgtctgccgtgaaaaaAGTCTTGATTGAAGTTTTGCAATAGAGCATTTTCAATTTTAGATACAACTGAGATTTTAGGGGTAAAATTTAACCTGTTCAACCTTTCTTTTGAATTATACTTACATGATATACCTATGTATCTGTCTATTTCAGTTCAGCATGGGACCGCCGGGCAGGGACTCAGGTGGCCATCAAGAAACTCCATCGGCCCTTCCAGTCCAAACTTTTTGCCAAAAGGGCTTACAGAGAGTTGCGACTCCTCAAACACATGAAGCACGAAAATGTAAGAACGCTCTCCTCAGACAAACGACGATATGTATTTTAAAGCTTGTATTTTCAGTCTTTGATTTTatcactgaaataaacattttcggGGGCACTCTTAATGAAAAGAATCTACTCTGAAACACATTTAATGCCTTTTAAAAAGAGGGGAATGGGGCTGCAGGATGATGTAGAAGGGGAAAAGGGAAATTACAACATTTGATTGAAACATAACTGTCATgagtaaatgttattttaatcaGATTTTATTTCTCCTAATTGGCTCTGATCAGGTCATTGGGCTGCTGGATGTTTTCACTGCTGAAATCTCATTGGACCGCTTACGTGACTTGTAAGTTCCCGTGCATTCCTGAATGCTGATTATAAAATCGGTTGTTATTCCACCGGAGAGATTccactcctcttctcttccaCAGTTACCTGGTGATGCCCTTCATGGGCACTGACCTCGGCAAGCTGATGAAGCTGGAGAGACTGTCAGAAGACAGAGTGCAGTTCCTTGTCTATCAGATGCTGAAAGGACTCAAGGtgaacaccaccaccacacacacacacacacacacacacacacacacacacacacacacacacatatatatatatatatatatatatatatatatatatatatatatatatatatatatatgcatgttaCTCATTACCTTTACCAACATCCATACAGTATCTGTTAGAGTGGTGGAAATTAGTGGAAATTATGTCTTAGTTTGTACCATGTTTCCTCCACCATTGTTAATAAGCTGAAGTTGCTGATGTTGTCTatatctcctctctcctcagtaCATCCACTCTGCAGGGATCATCCACAGGGTGTGTGAACTTTGACCTTTCAGTCTATGAGCTTTGGGGGTGGGGCTCTTGCTCTTTTTCACACTCAATCCCATTCATCCTGATTCCCACACAGGGGGCTTTGCTCTGAGATGCTGTCTATTAGATTTTGTTATTGAAATGTCCCACATGTCCATACATCTCTATTTGACTTCACCAACCCAGTTAACGGCTTcgcacatgcaaacattttagTACCAGTAGAAATTGTATGAATTAAtcttgaaaatctgattttttcaTGTTCAGACAGAATGGCTGGATTGAGCTCATTGTTACCAGCCCTGGAAGAGGCAACAGCCTTCAAGTCAATGTTCAGGGATCTAAAGTTCGCATATACCCTTAAGTGTGTCTCAGGAAGTAAAAATCTTGATTCATGTGATTAAAATTGAAGGATTTCATTATAACATGATATTTATATATCCATTTACTTACATACTTTGCTACCTGAAATTTACTAGGTATTAAAATATAACAGATTCTTTCctcaaaacatgaaaagaatTACAAATGAATGTCCTCTGATTACTCTAATCACTCACTGACTATATAACTATTCTCTTTTGTCTCACATTTCTGAATCCCACAGGACCTTAAACCAGGAAATTTAGCCATTAACCCGGACTGCGAGCTAAAGGTAATCCAACTTTACATAAAGCCGTTTTAATGTGAACATTCCATACAGCTACACATATTCATGTCAcagttctgtgttttttctgcttcagaTTCTTGACTTTGGCCTTGCGAGGCAGGCTGACGCAGAAATGACCGGCTACGTTGTGACGCGCTGGTACCGTGCACCTGAGGTCATCCTCAACTGGATGCACTACACACAAACTGGTAAACTCTCATTCTTCACATTTTGTGTCAACAGGAGTGCAGAAAAAGGCAAAGAGACCCAGATAATAACaacacagcagtgtgtgtctggGAATCATAACCCAGATTCAATGAGAAAGCTGATGTTTGCTCTCTGTTGCAGTGGATATCTGGTCGGCAGGTTGTATTATGGCAGAAATGCTGCTGGGAAAGCCACTGTTCAAAGGAAATGATCGTATCCTTAACCCTCATCAACACCGGCATGGTTTTGTCTTGTGTCAAACCTGCAAGATGTAACTGTCTTTTAATGTGTCAGCATCATGAAAATTGAGTCTGCTTCCTTTTAGACCTGTATTTGGCTAAAAATGTTTCGGATCCTGGGCAGCTGTTCCTTGGTAAAGGCAAATATGAATAATCTAATTGCCAACTTTCCTGTTTCTACTGTCTGTACATGTTGATCACACTAGCATTATAAGCTGAAGCCAGAAAGCTCATATTGGAAAGGTAAAAATCCATGCAACAGATGATACTTGACCATAGCTACTGCCAGACCTGGACCAGCTCAGAGAAATCATGAAGATTACAGGAACCCCAACTGCTGACTTTGTTGTGAAGCTACAGAGCCAAGATGTAAGTCGTACCCTGGGGTTAGACGCACATATAAAACATGCACTCCATGCAAAATCTGTATGAAACACTCACTGGCTGTAAAGTTGAAAGGTGGAGAAGTGGGGTATGCTGCAGGAGTAGTTTCTACAGTATATCTACTTTTGTTCCTCTGTTGGAATCATTGTGACCGACTTCATGCTGAGCTTAGCTTCTGTTATCCACCTCATCAATGAGGAAACTAGTATTTCCAATTTTTTTACAGCCACCTGTCAAGCCTTTAAAGGGCGAGTGCTTGattgttgatttattttgggTGGAATAACAATTTAAGGCGACTCACTCTAGCACTCACTATAGCTACAGAAAAATgtaacagtttctttttttttgtttaattatgttTGTAGTTaatgaattattcatttaaatgtatttgggCATTGTATCCCAATGTTTCACTACCCCTGAACCATTGCATTGTGCGTTACATTGTGTCTGAGGAAGTAACCCTTACAGAGTTTCATAATTCGTGTGTTGTGAGTTTCAGTGTCTCATGATCGTGTAAAATCCAAGACTTTTAGCTatgaaatagttaaaataaataagtatacaatacaataattatcaggaaaaaaatattgttccTACCTGACTTCCCTCTGATCAAAATCCCTTACACACCAACCtttgtcatctctctctccacttcCTCTCCTGACAGGCCAAAAACTACATTAGAAGTCTAccaaaagtgccaaaaaaagaTTTGCACTCTATTTTCTCCAAAGCCAGCTCAAATGGTACGTAAAGATCTCTGTACACAGGTTTACCCAGGTGTTGGTGCACTAAAGTCATGCTGACCTTGACATGTGTATCTGCaacacagcagtgtgtgtctTGGAAAAGATGCTGCTTCTGGACCCTGAGCGGAGGGTGAGCGCCTCGGAGGCGCTTGACCTGCCTTTCTTCAGCGAGTTCAGAGATGCCGAGGAGGAGACTGAGGCGTTGCCTTATGATCAGACCATGGACaacacagacctgcagctgGACCAGTGGAAACGTAAGACAGAGGGGAGAGGCTGATttagatttaaagctgcattcatgaatatttttatattaacaatgggtcaagcaactgtgtgtaatgtgaaaggtgtcgctcgtagtgacaaacccacagaaaatgatcaccaaattctgcagttcccctcagtgcTATGGAGCGTTTTAGCCTCTTACAGTTAattgttttagtttaaaaaaaactttttactgttttggtttaatcTCACCACtgtcatcaaccttgtttcaaGCCGCAGCAactgttttttgtgaaaaagatcTGATAAACCCAGTGAACTACTAGTGGTCAGGTAGCTGACcaccaccaaacagcagacagacagagttagcggctagcttgtgaacatagtgTAGCATTTAATAGcgaaagagccagatatttccctcatgaGTCAGTGGAGAtgaaaacagaactaaaaggagagtaaatattggacttacgtACATTTACCAGGTCACCTGAAACACGACTTTAaatcaatgctaatgttgctggatgtgtatattgacaatatgtcagtgttgcgTTTACAGCTTGTTGGACTTGTCCCCAAGCTTTATTCTGCTTTAGgggacattttgttttgttaatttgcAGGACAGTCAAAGTCAGATGGACAGGAGGGGGGAGATTTATGTAGCAGGAAATGAATCCTTTCAGTGTTGTTACAGTACCTGCTGTTTGCCAGAGGAGGTCACTGAAGATCTTAGATCTTACTTGCTGCTTAACACGTAATAATAGACAAAAGGTGCCATTTATATATGTGCAACAGGAgaagtaacagaaaaaaaatacattttagagaAAAGGTGAAGGTGTTGAACTTTGATCTGAAAGTAGGACACAGACATGATGTAGAATGGCTTATGCATAGTAATCTCTTTCGTGTTCGTGCAGGTCACACTTTCACTGAGATACTGACCTTCAGGCCGCCCAGGGACTCCAGAGAGACGTTGCTTTAAgagcacacatatacacacatatacctCTGCTTAAACACATTCTTACACACAAATTTGCACATGCTCGCAAATACACATCTGcaccaaaaaatgtattgtgttcttcttcttgtttacttttttgtgtttgtgtagaagTAATGGATATTATGTTTGTTAAAGTTTTTGCTTTcaataaatgtgatttgttcAGTTGTTAAGCGGCTCAGttgtcattttaatgtgttCAAATGATTTTGTCCATCATCCGTTGCCAACATGTTTAAATGCTTTTCATGCTAACTGCTACTGCTTCCTTCAGTCTATCCATTACGTAACAGCCTTTTTATCTGTTtgcattttgataatttatttcTGGAACTAAGGGCGAGGGCACCTATTGTACAGTACCGAGATGACTGCTGGGAAGGCAGAAGTGAATAATGTTGTCACATATCATATTAACCACGGCAGGTCCCACAAGCAATTTCTCTTCATtgtaaggatgttttttttattgtgaatgaCACACAGAGTCCTTAAACGTGAAATTCTCAAATTTTATTTTAGGTGTTTACTCTAGTTGATGTTTATATTCAGTTGTGATGATGCCATGTTACCTTTTGTTGTATATGTGTTTTCCAATATGAAATCCTAATTTGTTTGGGACAAATTCCCTTTTACAGTGATCAGACCTGTGACAGTTCCCTATTTGGGCCAGTCTCCAAACCATTACACCATCCTACAATCTCCAAAACACTCCCATAAACTCTAAACCAGAAGCCCAAAGAAGGGAGCACTGCCGCTCTGTAATCCTCCACTCTTACAACTGAGCTTGTCCATGGACTCCCATCTCATCTGGTAAACTGACCCAAGATTCACTAGTAAAAATATCTAAATTGATGATTTGTTGCAGAAGAGAATCTGCAAAAAGTCACCTTTTTATAACCATTGTGGTTCACATTCTACTGATGTTGATCTGCTATCAATTAAAAGCAATGGATTTTCCATTAGAGTGACTAAGAAGGCAGATATGCTTCTTCTCAGCTCTCTCCGATAAGAGCTGTTTGCCGGCTGATGTTGACTAACTGACTATGCAGTGCCAGTTGTCTATTTCCTGGTGGCTGTACACTTCAGAGTCTTACGGGACAATGGATAATACCGAAATATCCaaacaaaatggaggacacTCAAATTTTATCGGACTTTTGTTGCTGCTATTTCTTGCAGGTAATACAAGGATTTTCGTTTTGACAAAAATACCAGTGGTGGagtacatttttgttgtgataATATGGTCCTTTGGCACAATGTGTCAGTGCTGCCATACTGATTTTAATGGCTGTTGGGAAAacttttttactgtgtttttactAGAATACTCCTTTCTTTGTGTATATTACCTGTTATAAATGTGATAGACCATGAACTACAGTACAGTTTTGTGGTAcctgtactttatttgagtttttccatttaaaGTTACTTCATGCTTCTAGtcctctacatttcagaagtagcctaaatattgtacttttgactCCACTACATATGAAAGctatagttactggttactttgcagatgaatattttacatacaaaaacatcagCTTTTAACATATGAAGTAGTGATGTTATAGATAAACTACACAACACTATATAAAGACGTTacaattagctccacctcaacctgctacaacagtaaaatgctacttacacattaatctGTCAGTAAAAAagaatccaataatataatacttcaagtatattttgctgataatactttgcTGCATTTTTACATGTAATGTGGTATTTTTACATCGTTGTATTGCTACTAACACGCATTGCAAGGCTATGTAACGTTTGCTAAACAGCGGCCGAATAGCCACAACTGACAATTAtgggataatggtaaatgctaaaaaaagTTATAAAGATAGCAAACTGACTCATTAATGTCAGCTACACGGCATATACattttgctaacattagccaaaaTAAGGTACTGGTCATGCCAGACCAAATCAGGCAGTAGCTGCAAAATTAGTGTATAAAACTgagcaagggtgtgttttattgcttatgaatttaacttttgatttagcttaattttaacttttatttgttatttcttcttttaaaacttACATAGCCtagctttaagtaaaagatgtgacacttcttccaccactgctattCAGTTCCCCAAGATATTTGACAAAAGAATTCCAaatcaaggtccacttattagctttgccttcatcagcagatggaagTCGCTCAGTTGTTATGGAGATGGACCTGTTGACTTGCAAGCTTACAAAATGACTTTGCGTCTGTGTTAGCGTAAACATTTAAgcatcaaagttcattcttgaccttggaaatagtaatttgataaaaaaaatcccaactcaaggtccatttagtagctttcAACAATCGgtatgacaactgagcaaactccactgatgaagactatGTGATAAAATTGAAAGGTCTGGAAAAAGCTGTAAGTGGACTTGAGTTGGGATGGTTTAGTCAAAATAGTATTTCCACAACAcacctcatacctaaacgacaggtCGATTGTCagtgactcccaaaacgacatatacaACTGTtccccaaaatgacatatatgaccgttggaaATACCAGCGACAGGCGTATCACCTAAGTACGTTACACAAGTCACATGATGTAAGTAACATGACGTTAAACACgtgattaatgttgtgaaacggtcgcagtttggttaggtttaggcaacaaaactacttggttaggtttaggaaaagtttgtggtttgggttaaaataagtcacGTAAGTTATATAAGTCACGTTACATAAGTCAACTACGTAACATTAtataacttaaaactttaaataagtcaatgttgacttggtttcacacgggacacaaacctCGGTCACCTGGATGAAAGTTCTGTGTTTGCTTGACCCAACCACCACCCAACTCGTATTTTGTCACTCTCTATACAATCTCACCTGACTTCTttctttgctcccgtcataattaccacggccactagaggtctgGTGAGGAAGggcaagaatgaactttgatgcTTAATACCACATGCTGTTATAGATAACAATGATATGTTTTCATTGACTGTATAGGCCTTCAGCCAGTACTGTCTACAGATGGAGAGAACCCTGAACTAGATGATGATGGTAAGGGTAAATGATTTCTcattcaaataaacaataaaacctATATTAAAGATGCTATCTGTATCATCTTAAACATCCAGATACTATAAAATTCACTGTAAAATCTTGGTATGATGACTGTAAAGAAATGCGAACCCTGTTTCTAAATTATAGTGGTAATTGTGACTGTTGACATTTTCAGAAGGACAGAAAATCACCTGTATAATTGTCGGTCCAGACTACGTGACTGTGGGTGTGCCGAGCAGCGTTGAGTGTGATTCCAACTGCCCTGAATGTACCTATTCTATGTCTTTGGATGGGCAGAGTGCCCAGGGTCAAGGCAATGTGCTTGCCTTCACTGTTAACAGTTGGGTAGAGGCCTTAACAGTGACATGTACAGCCACAGATGACGGTGCACAGCTGACTGCCACGACAACAAAGCAACTGCAAGTGTTAGGTAAGTGGTAGCCGATTTGAGATATTAGCGTTAAATAATGTAAATTCTGCTCTATGGCTTTCAGAATAATTGGCCTATATTCACAACTTCTGTGCTTTGTGAATGTCTTCCCTTTTAATGACTCCTTTATTTATCTTTCTCACCTTAGCTGGACCTGCCAACGTTTCCATCACAGGCCCTGATTTGATGAATCCAACAGTGAGCCACACCTACAGTTGCCACGCCTACTGTCGGCCATCTTGTAACTATGCCTGGAAGACAGATAAAGGCCCATGGATAAGTGGTCAAGGAAATGTTATTTCTATCACTCCTCAGGAGATGGCCAAGTCCAGACTTCTTATCTGCAAAGCCACCAATAGTGTGTCTGAGATGTTTGTCGCTGCTACTCGAAACATAGATGTGATATGTAAGTCAAGAGTTTCACTAGATTTACTTGTGTGGTGAAAGGTCCTAAACCTGGAGAGAACACATCTcttgtaaaattattttattaataaaaaagggGCCCCGATTCATAGCTACGCCCCTGCATGTTAATGTTATCTTCCAGTTTTAAGCATTAAAGAAATGACATTCTCcccgagaattagatgagaagattgatacaactCCTGTGTCTGTATGATGAATTtgaagctacagtcaggagatggttagcttaggactggaaacagggagaaacagctagcctgcttctgtccaaaggtaacaaaatctgctacaagaacctctaaagctcattaattgacatgttatatcttgtttgtttaatctgtacaaaataactagttgtggttttacggggggttatgtCCCGTACTATTTCTTGTCCGGGAGCAGTGTCTTCCTGgaatctctgctggttgcctggcaacctcacagtgatgacaagactaTTTACACTTTGGGgtttgtacatattaaacaaacaagatgcaacttgttaattagtggattagcggattttgttacctttggacagaaccaggctagctgtttccctatttccagtttttaagtttttaagctaa
Encoded here:
- the LOC122871337 gene encoding uncharacterized protein LOC122871337 isoform X2: MQCQLSISWWLYTSESYGTMDNTEISKQNGGHSNFIGLLLLLFLAGLQPVLSTDGENPELDDDEGQKITCIIVGPDYVTVGVPSSVECDSNCPECTYSMSLDGQSAQGQGNVLAFTVNSWVEALTVTCTATDDGAQLTATTTKQLQVLAGPANVSITGPDLMNPTVSHTYSCHAYCRPSCNYAWKTDKGPWISGQGNVISITPQEMAKSRLLICKATNSVSEMFVAATRNIDVIFGPSEVQIKGPNVVEIAGKYKFMCTAECLPSCRYVFSVDSQTVRGNVIEITVDHPLKSVTLKCEAQNTASRKTATIIKTVQITGSDPNLSTRPEETSGVLLLAFIISAAFTL
- the LOC122871339 gene encoding mitogen-activated protein kinase 12-like; the protein is MAVRSRTGFYRQEVNRTVWEVPERYRDLKQVGTGAYGTVCSAWDRRAGTQVAIKKLHRPFQSKLFAKRAYRELRLLKHMKHENVIGLLDVFTAEISLDRLRDFYLVMPFMGTDLGKLMKLERLSEDRVQFLVYQMLKGLKYIHSAGIIHRDLKPGNLAINPDCELKILDFGLARQADAEMTGYVVTRWYRAPEVILNWMHYTQTVDIWSAGCIMAEMLLGKPLFKGNDHLDQLREIMKITGTPTADFVVKLQSQDAKNYIRSLPKVPKKDLHSIFSKASSNAVCVLEKMLLLDPERRVSASEALDLPFFSEFRDAEEETEALPYDQTMDNTDLQLDQWKRHTFTEILTFRPPRDSRETLL
- the LOC122871337 gene encoding uncharacterized protein LOC122871337 isoform X3, with the translated sequence MQCQLSISWWLYTSESYGTMDNTEISKQNGGHSNFIGLLLLLFLAGLQPVLSTDGENPELDDDEGQKITCIIVGPDYVTVGVPSSVECDSNCPECTYSMSLDGQSAQGQGNVLAFTVNSWVEALTVTCTATDDGAQLTATTTKQLQVLAGPANVSITGPDLMNPTVSHTYSCHAYCRPSCNYAWKTDKGPWISGQGNVISITPQEMAKSRLLICKATNSVSEMFVAATRNIDVIFGPSEVQIKGPNVVEIAGSDPNLSTRPEETSGVLLLAFIISAAFTL
- the LOC122871337 gene encoding uncharacterized protein LOC122871337 isoform X4, producing MQCQLSISWWLYTSESYGTMDNTEISKQNGGHSNFIGLLLLLFLAGLQPVLSTDGENPELDDDEGQKITCIIVGPDYVTVGVPSSVECDSNCPECTYSMSLDGQSAQGQGNVLAFTVNSWVEALTVTCTATDDGAQLTATTTKQLQVLAGPANVSITGPDLMNPTVSHTYSCHAYCRPSCNYAWKTDKGPWISGQGNVISITPQEMAKSRLLICKATNSVSEMFVAATRNIDVIWSDPNLSTRPEETSGVLLLAFIISAAFTL
- the LOC122871337 gene encoding uncharacterized protein LOC122871337 isoform X1; amino-acid sequence: MQCQLSISWWLYTSESYGTMDNTEISKQNGGHSNFIGLLLLLFLAGLQPVLSTDGENPELDDDEGQKITCIIVGPDYVTVGVPSSVECDSNCPECTYSMSLDGQSAQGQGNVLAFTVNSWVEALTVTCTATDDGAQLTATTTKQLQVLAGPANVSITGPDLMNPTVSHTYSCHAYCRPSCNYAWKTDKGPWISGQGNVISITPQEMAKSRLLICKATNSVSEMFVAATRNIDVIFGPSEVQIKGPNVVEIAGKYKFMCTAECLPSCRYVFSVDSQTVRGNVIEITVDHPLKSVTLKCEAQNTASRKTATIIKTVQITGECAIQWFNVHNLTARPLFDLRFLFSCFQGQIPTCPLVLKRPQVCCCWPS